The following coding sequences are from one Nilaparvata lugens isolate BPH chromosome 6, ASM1435652v1, whole genome shotgun sequence window:
- the LOC120352044 gene encoding uncharacterized protein LOC120352044, translating to MQADDLEECWTHFKRIIKTSAETVCGRMRVGSLQRKPSWWTNEVKIEVQKKKKLWRKYLQSKRQEDYNSYKEQRAIAKNAVKRAKEMSWMEFGRKMESDFGGNQKLFSKTLKSMRTEKPCLLKCIKSEEGTLLTKDEEIMSRWREYFCELLEGEGRGTPDHSQKEEYPGVMLVEEDIRQEEMRAAINKMEVGKAAGHDEITPEMIKYIGVYEEKLLLKVLRLAWKYKKIPKDWELGIIIPIFENGDDRECKNHRGITLLSVPGKIYSCILQNQLQEQVEHQLDEA from the coding sequence ATGCAAGCTGATGACCTAGAGGAGTGCTGGACACATTTCAAACGCATCATCAAGACCTCAGCGGAAACAGTATGTGGTAGAATGAGGGTCGGCTCTCTCCAGAGGAAACCGTCGTGGTGGACCAATGAGGTGAAAATAGAGgttcagaagaagaagaaactttGGCGCAAATACTTGCAGTCGAAGAGGCAGGAGGACTACAACTCGTATAAGGAGCAGAGAGCAATAGCCAAAAATGCTGTGAAAAGAGCTAAGGAAATGAGCTGGATGGAGTTTGGAAGAAAGATGGAGTCAGATTTTGGTGGAAATCAGAAACTGTTCTCCAAAACCCTGAAAAGTATGAGAACTGAGAAACCTTGTCTTCTGAAGTGTATAAAAAGTGAGGAAGGAACCCTACTGACTAAAGATGAAGAAATTATGAGTAGATGGAGAGAGTATTTTTGTGAGCTGTTGGAGGGGGAAGGGAGAGGTACCCCTGATCACTCACAGAAAGAGGAGTACCCAGGAGTGATGCTGGTGGAAGAGGATATAAGGCAGGAAGAGATGAGGGCAGCAATTAACAAAATGGAGGTTGGAAAAGCAGCTGGGCATGATGAGATTACACCTGAGATGATCAAGTACATTGGGGTGTATGAAGAGAAGCTACTGCTGAAGGTGCTGAGGCTTGCCTGGAAGTACAAGAAGATTCCAAAAGATTGGGAGTTGGGAATAATAATACCCATCTTTGAAAATGGTGATGATAGAGAGTGTAAAAATCATAGAGGCATCACACTTCTCAGTGTTCCAGGGAAGATATACTCTTGTATCTTGCAGAATCAGCTACAGGAACAAGTGGAACATCAACTGGATGAGGCATAA